A single region of the Lotus japonicus ecotype B-129 chromosome 4, LjGifu_v1.2 genome encodes:
- the LOC130716279 gene encoding protein NODULATION SIGNALING PATHWAY 2-like: MNVMDYEQFDCSFTPSFMNQLHECTLENVNANAFPIQEDDLLSPNSILDEMFDHDQSENLSPPNTILDEIFDQQSMEELLQQHNQDFDVMNLDLGNELCHGVSQITQKNVHVSKEADKDSYLNGIQAELMEETSLVDLLLTAAEAVEAQNWYLASEIIEKLTNDASSLQNGDSLLNRLALFFAQGLFDKSSSPTPKLQYYCDPVSTQTDTFCVLQILQELSPYVKFAHFTANQAILEATDGVEDVHIIDFDIMEGIQWPPLMVDLAMRKSTSTTSLRVTAITVDQQSAASAHQTGRRLEEFAASINFPFTFNQVMMVSEEVLQRIELGHSLIVNCMIHQWMPNRSFSLVKTFLDGVTKLSPKLVVLVEEELFNFSKLKSMSFVEFFCEALHHYTAISDSLASGMWGSHKVEFALIEKQVLGLRILDSVRQFPCEREERMLWEEGLFSLKGFKRVGVSSSNISQAKFLVSLFGKGYWVQFEKCRLALCWKSRPLTVASIWVPMTNLSDKVK; encoded by the coding sequence ATGAATGTGATGGATTATGAACAATTTGATTGCTCATTTACCCCTTCCTTCATGAATCAACTCCATGAGTGTACCTTAGAAAATGTAAATGCAAATGCATTTCCTATCCAAGAAGATGATCTCTTATCTCCAAATTCCATCTTAGATGAAATGTTTGATCATGATCAATCAGAAAATCTGTCACCTCCAAATACCATTCTGGATGAAATATTTGATCAACAGTCCATGGAAGAGTTGCTGCAGCAACATAACCAGGACTTTGATGTCATGAATCTTGATCTAGGGAATGAGTTATGTCATGGAGTTAGTCAGATAACCCAGAAGAATGTGCATGTTTCAAAGGAAGCTGATAAAGATTCATATTTGAATGGAATTCAAGCAGAGCTAATGGAAGAGACTAGTTTAGTTGATCTCTTGCTGACAGCAGCTGAAGCTGTTGAAGCACAGAACTGGTATCTTGCTTCAGAGATAATTGAGAAACTAACCAATGATGCCTCATCTTTACAAAATGGAGATAGTTTATTGAACAGGTTGGCTCTTTTCTTTGCACAGGGCCTGTTTGATAAAAGTTCATCTCCAACTCCTAAATTACAGTACTACTGTGATCCTGTTTCTACACAGACAGACACTTTCTGTGTGTTGCAGATACTTCAAGAACTCTCTCCCTATGTAAAATTTGCTCATTTCACAGCCAACCAAGCAATCCTTGAAGCTACAGACGGTGTTGAAGACGTTCACATCATTGATTTTGACATCATGGAAGGGATCCAATGGCCACCATTGATGGTTGACCTTGCAATGAGGAAGAGCACTAGTACTACTTCACTCAGAGTAACAGCAATCACAGTGGACCAGCAAAGTGCTGCCTCTGCTCATCAAACAGGTAGAAGGCTCGAAGAGTTCGCGGCTTCGATCAATTTCCCATTCACTTTCAATCAGGTAATGATGGTGAGTGAAGAAGTTCTTCAAAGAATTGAACTTGGTCACTCCCTCATAGTCAATTGCATGATACACCAGTGGATGCCAAACAGGAGTTTCTCATTGGTCAAAACATTTCTTGATGGTGTGACCAAGTTATCTCCCAAGCTTGTTGTTTTAGTTGAGGAAGagctttttaatttttctaaacTCAAATCCATGTCATTTGTGGAGTTTTTCTGTGAGGCTTTGCATCACTACACTGCAATTTCTGATTCACTTGCTAGTGGTATGTGGGGTAGCCATAAGGTGGAGTTTGCCCTGATAGAAAAACAGGTTCTGGGGCTTAGAATTTTGGACAGTGTGAGGCAGTTCCCTTGTGAAAGAGAGGAGAGAATGTTGTGGGAAGAAGGGTTGTTTTCATTGAAAGGGTTTAAACGTGTTGGTGTGAGTAGCTCTAATATCTCTCAAGCTAAGTTCTTGGTGAGCCTGTTTGGGAAAGGGTATTGGGTGCAATTTGAGAAGTGTAGGTTGGCTTTGTGTTGGAAGTCAAGGCCTTTGACTGTGGCTTCAATCTGGGTACCAATGACTAATCTGAGTGACAAGGTCAAATAG
- the LOC130716052 gene encoding DNA (cytosine-5)-methyltransferase CMT3-like — MATKRKTRSSPSSSSADPAAVAVAVSASSGESPNKSRRKANPNTPAVESASPAVEIKQGSNGDDAFVNLNGSNPVAVAVSASSGESLNKSRRKSNRKSPAAGSASPSPAVDKKQVSKRDAGVVNLDDSEGIDRFIGDPVPDEEARRRWPHRYLEKKQFARSNSNSDDDILQARRHYIEAEVDGSTLYKLYDDAHVKAEEGEDSYICKIIEMFEAFDGTLHFTAQWYYRAKDTVIKNLAFLIDEPRRVFYSEVKDDNPLDCLIAKLNIARVSLNVDLAAKEKTIPLCDYYCDTQYILPYSTFEKFPSESREIGSDTSSTISSESDVIENSEVDSQYKNASNSEGNKDSELKLLDLYSGCGAMSTGLCLGATLSGSNLVTRWAVDLNEYACASLKLNHPETEVRNEAAENFLSLLKEWEKLCSYFSLVQKKVPHQQYVDLFSAEEDDDTGSLESSDEDDSEVFEVSELLAIRYGWKKEQGLFFKVRWKGYESDADSWEPIDGLSNCKEKIKDFVIQGFKLNILPLPGDVDVICGGPPCQGLSGFNRFRNKDNPLEDEKNMQLMVYMDIVQYLKPKFALMENVVDILKFENGYCGRYALGRLLQMNYQSRMGIMAAGAYGLPQFRLRVFIWGAAPSEKLPQFPLPTHDVIVRGVIPVEFEINTVAYNEGHNEALQRKLLLEDALSDLPSIQNNERRDEMQYDKPPQTEFQKFIRLTKNEMLGISNQKRLKSTLHDHRSLELNVDDYQRVCRIPKKKGACFRDLPGVRVGPDNKVEWDPDVQREYLESKKPLVPNYAMSFVGGKSSKPFARLWWDETVPTVVTRAEPHNQAIIHPEQDRVLSIRENARLQGFPDYYKLCGPVKARYIQVGNAVAVPVARALGYTLGLAFQGVAGDGPLLNLPGGFPMNFPSASSEENV; from the exons ATGGCAACGAAGCGCAAAACCCGCTCATCTCCATCCTCCTCCTCCGCTGACCCCGCCGCCGTCGCTGTCGCTGTATCTGCTTCCTCCGGCGAGTCTCCGAACAAGTCAAGGAGAAAGGCGAATCCGAACACTCCTGCAGTTGAATCAGCTTCTCCTGCCGTCGAAATCAAGCAAGGAAGCAACGGCGACGATGCTTTTGTGAACCTCAACGGCAGTAACCCCGTCGCCGTCGCCGTATCTGCTTCCTCCGGCGAGTCTCTGAACAAGTCAAGGAGGAAGTCGAATCGGAAGAGTCCTGCAGCTGGATCGGCTTCACCTTCACCTGCTGTTGACAAGAAGCAAGTGAGCAAGCGCGACGCTGGTGTCGTAAATCTGGACGACAGTGAAGGAATTGACAGATTCATCGGAGATCCAGTCCCTGATGAGGAAGCTAGGCGGCGCTGGCCTCATCGGTACCTGGAGAAG AAGCAATTTGCTAGGTCAAATTCAAACAG TGATGATGATATTCTTCAAGCTCGTCGGCACTACATAGAGGCAGAAGTAGATGGGTCTACGCTTTACAAACTTTACGATGATGCCCATGTAAAA GCAGAGGAAGGAGAGGACAGTTATATTTGTAAAATCATTGAGATGTTTGAGGCATTTGATGGGACCTTACATTTCACTGCACAATGGTACTATAGAGCAAAGGACACA GTCATTAAAAATCTTGCATTTCTAATTGACGAACCAAGACGAGTTTTTTATTCAGAAGTTAAGGATGACAATCCATTGGATTGTCTTATTGCAAAGTTGAACATTGCCAGAGTTTCACTAAAT GTGGATTTGGCGGCAAAGGAGAAAACTATTCCACTCTGTGATTATTATTGTGACACACAGTATATTTTGCCGTACTCTACATTTGAGAAATTTCCATCAG AAAGCAGAGAAATTGGTAGTGATACTTCATCAACTATATCTTCCGAAAGTGATGTAATTGAAAACTCTGAGGTGGACTCTCAATATAAGAATGCTTCCAATAGTGAAGGAAATAAAGATTCAGAGTTGAAGTTGTTAGACTTGTACTCTGGGTGCGGTGCAATGTCAACTGGTTTATGCCTAGGTGCAACTTTGTCCGGTTCAAATCTTGTTACA AGATGGGCTGTAGACTTGAACGAATATGCTTGTGCAAGTCTTAAATTAAACCATCCTGAAACTGAG GTTAGAAATGAAGCTGCTGAAAATTTCCTCTCATTATTAAAGGAATGGGAGAAGCTATGTAGTTACTTCTCCTTAGTCCAAAAAAAGGTGCCACATCAGCAATATGTGGATCTTTTTAGTGCAGAAGAGGATGATGACACTGGGAGCCTTGAAAGTAGTGATGAAGATGACAGCGAAGTGTTTGAAGTTTCGGAATTGCTTGCTATACGCTATGGGTGGAAAAAAGAGCAAGGTTTATTCTTTAAG GTTCGTTGGAAGGGTTATGAATCTGATGCAGATTCTTGGGAGCCAATTGATGGTTTAAG TAATTGCAAGGAAAAAATAAAGGATTTTGTCATTCAAGGCTTCAAGTTGAATATCTTACCTTTACCT GGTGATGTTGATGTAATATGTGGTGGACCTCCATGTCAAGGTCTTAGTGGTTTCAACCGATTTCGGAACAAAGATAACCCAttggaggatgagaagaacatGCAACTAATGGTTTACATGGATATTGTGCAATATCTGAAGCCCAAATTTGCGTTGATGGAAAATGTAGTTGATATTTTAAAATTCGAAAATGGCTATTGTGGAAGGTATGCTTTGGGCCGTCTTCTTCAAATGAATTATCAAAGTCGCATGGGAATTATGGCTGCTGGAGCTTATGGGCTTCCTCAGTTTCGCTTGCGTGTCTTCATTTGGGGGGCTGCACCATCTGAG AAGCTTCCTCAATTTCCACTTCCAACACATGATGTTATAGTGAGGGGTGTCATTCCTGTGGAGTTTGAG ATAAATACAGTTGCATATAATGAAGGCCACAATGAGGCATTGCAAAGAAAACTTTTGTTGGAAGATGCTCTTTCTGACCTTCCTTCG ATTCAGAATAATGAAAGGCGAGATGAGATGCAATATGATAAGCCTCCCCAGACCGAGTTCCAGAAGTTTATTAGATTAACAAAAAATG AAATGTTGGGTATTTCAAATCAAAAAAGGTTAAAGTCTACGCTTCATGACCATCGTTCACTAGAATTAAATGTGGATGACTATCAACGCGTGTGTCGGATTCCTAAAAAGAAG GGTGCATGCTTTAGAGATTTACCAGGTGTTCGTGTTGGACCAGATAATAAGGTTGAATGGGATCCTGATGTACAACGAGAGTATTTGGAGTCAAAAAAACCATTG GTTCCTAATTATGCCATGTCTTTTGTGGGTGGAAAGTCCTCGAA ACCTTTTGCTCGGTTATGGTGGGATGAAACTGTTCCAACTGTTGTGACTAGAGCAGAACCTCATAATCAG GCAATTATACATCCAGAGCAAGATAGGGTTTTGTCAATTCGTGAAAATGCAAGACTTCAAGGTTTTCCAGACTACTATAAGCTATGCGGGCCAGTCAAAGCAAG GTACATTCAAGTTGGGAATGCGGTTGCAGTTCCAGTGGCTCGAGCTTTAGGGTATACTTTAGGTCTTGCCTTTCAAGGTGTAGCTGGGGATGGACCACTTTTAAATTTACCTGGTGGATTTCCCATGAATTTCCCATCTGCATCATCTGAAGAAAATGTATAA
- the LOC130716054 gene encoding transcription factor MAMYB → MEFLDEDARPRFLFQSGAAAAAAEPQPHLHKPTKLVLFITITLSSILFALALFFFQSEPFKSILFWLSLSLLIGPFAPISLTGGDVSVGRGNIVNFPDEHAAAEEDQKPPPQRRSRSRRSDEPAFAPVPTLAKSEHRRGEQNGVAAVAVAEEEKGWNEEDVEILKKQMAKHPVGKPGRWEAIAAAFGGRHKAESVIKKSKELGEKRSDDSDSYEQFLKKRKAADKRGGGEEEEGKVEEETNWSNGEDIALLNALKAFPKDAPMRWEKVAVAVPGKSKAACVKRVAELKKGFRSSKGAS, encoded by the coding sequence ATGGAGTTTCTGGACGAAGACGCGAGGCCACGCTTCCTCTTCCAATCAGGAGCCGCAGCAGCAGCTGCAGAGCCACAACCTCACCTCCACAAACCCACCAAGCTAGTCCTCTTCATCACCATCACTCTCTCTTCCATCCTCTTCGCCCTCGCACTCTTCTTCTTCCAATCCGAACCCTTCAAATCGATCCTCTTCTGgctctccctctccctcctcATCGGCCCCTTCGCCCCGATTTCACTCACCGGCGGCGATGTTAGCGTCGGCCGCGGAAACATCGTAAATTTCCCTGATGAACACGCCGCCGCCGAGGAAGATCAGAAGCCTCCCCCGCAGCGGCGATCCAGGTCACGCAGATCGGATGAGCCCGCGTTTGCTCCCGTACCGACGTTAGCGAAATCCGAGCATCGGAGAGGTGAGCAGAACGGCGTTGctgcggtggcggtggcggaggAGGAGAAGGGGTGGAATGAGGAGGATGTTGAGATTCTGAAGAAGCAGATGGCGAAGCATCCTGTTGGGAAGCCTGGACGGTGGGAGGCGATTGCGGCGGCGTTTGGAGGGCGGCACAAGGCGGAGAGCGTGATCAAGAAGTCTAAGGAGTTAGGGGAGAAAAGAAGCGACGATTCGGACTCGTACGAGCAGTttttgaagaagaggaaggcgGCGGATAAGAGGGGtggtggtgaagaagaagaagggaaggTTGAGGAGGAGACTAATTGGAGTAATGGGGAGGACATTGCATTGCTGAATGCTTTGAAAGCGTTTCCGAAGGACGCTCCGATGAGATGGGAGAAGGTTGCTGTTGCAGTTCCTGGGAAATCCAAGGCTGCTTGTGTGAAAAGAGTTGCTGAATTGAAGAAAGGGTTTCGGAGCTCAAAAGGTGCTTCCTAA
- the LOC130716053 gene encoding probable serine/threonine-protein kinase WNK6, with protein sequence MSLAGTESSEEGPVHQEPPDPDVLEIDPTSRYIKYKEVIGKGAFKTVYKAFDEVNGIEVAWSQVQIDEVLQSPGDLERLYSEVHLLKSLRHNNVIRFYNSWIDDKRKTVNMITELFTSGSLKQYRKKHKKVDMKAVKGWARQILTGLSYLHSHNPPIIHRDLKCDNIFINGHQGEVKIGDLGLATFLERANAKSVIGTPEFMAPELYDESYNELADIYSFGMCMLELVTSEYPYSECRNSAQIYKKVSSGIKPVALTKVMDPEMKSFIEKCIVPASQRMSAQELLMDPFLQVSGSTKNFPFPLPDIVLPKLGAFESRCMMSEGPASARNVDAGDTNELPVITISDNSTDGTLGSPCVEMRRLKGGNIFFFKGEKSDENSVSLVLRIADQTGRARNIHFIFYLDSDTAVSVSSEMVEQLELANQNVKFIAESIDVLLKNLLPDWKPCVAIDHLVSPHGILTQANLQRETVAEDAVPSALCGRSEPVNENLDNADMCSEMSYASASSDFNDNKLSVASFMSAESGFDRGSQSSFESEIGASPHDYDDKFSDPGNNDMMSFSSYPVSVSSLSEPEDELRIELEVIEQKYQEALKILSESKNQAIMEIKRRMLGKMVS encoded by the exons ATGAGTTTAGCCGGTACAGAAAGCTCAGAAGAAGGTCCAGTGCATCAGGAGCCACCTGATCCTGATGTTCTTGAGATTGATCCAACTAGTCGCTACATTAAG TATAAAGAAGTGATCGGCAAAGGAGCCTTCAAAACAGT TTACAAGGCATTTGATGAAGTCAATGGGATTGAAGTTGCTTGGAGCCAGGTTCAGATTGATGAGGTGTTACAGTCGCCGGGCGACTTGGAGAGGCTGTACTCGGAAGTGCATCTCTTGAAATCACTGAGGCACAATAATGTAATCAGATTCTACAATTCCTGGATTGATGACAAGCGCAAGACCGTTAATATGATTACCGAGTTGTTTACCTCGGGTAGCCTCAAACA GTATCGTAAGAAACACAAGAAGGTTGACATGAAGGCTGTTAAAGGATGGGCAAGGCAGATTTTAACTGGTTTGAGCTATCTCCATAGCCACAACCCACCAATTATACATAGGGACCTGAAATGTGATAATATATTTATCAACGGCCACCAAGGAGAAGTTAAGATCGGAGATTTGGGGCTTGCGACTTTCTTGGAACGGGCTAATGCCAAGAGTGTAATTG GAACCCCGGAGTTTATGGCACCTGAGTTGTATGATGAAAGTTACAATGAATTAGCCGACATATATTCATTTGGTATGTGCATGCTTGAGTTAGTGACTTCTGAGTATCCTTACAGTGAATGTAGAAACTCAGCACAGATATACAAGAAAGTTTCATCT GGAATAAAACCGGTTGCTCTTACTAAAGTGATGGATCCAGAAATGAAATCATTTATTGAAAAATGTattgttccagcatctcaaagaATGTCTGCACAAGAGCTTCTAATGGACCCTTTTCTCCAAGTGAGCGGTTCAACAAAGAATTTTCCTTTTCCATTGCCAGATATCGTTCTCCCCAAATTGGGAGCCTTTGAGAGTCGATGTATGATGTCAGAAGGTCCTGCCAGTGCACGTAATGTCGACGCCGGTGACACCAATGAGCTACCAGTGATCACTATATCTGATAATTCTACTGATGGTACATTGGGTTCTCCATGTGTTGAGATGAGAAGGTTGAAGGGAGgaaacatcttctttttcaaAGGTGAAAAAAGTGACGAGAACTCCGTTTCTTTGGTTTTGCGGATAGCAGATCAGACTG GACGAGCGAGAAATATCCATTTCATATTCTACCTTGACAGTGATACTGCTGTTTCAGTTTCAAGTGAAATGGTTGAGCAACTTGAACTTGCTAATCAAAATGTTAAGTTCATTGCTGAATCAATTGATGTGTTATTGAAGAATTTGCTTCCAGATTGGAAGCCTTGTGTAGCAATTGATCATCTGGTTTCCCCACATGGTATACTGACTCAAGCTAATCTGCAGAGAGAAACTGTGGCGGAAGATGCAGTTCCCTCAGCATTGTGTGGAAGATCAGAGCCTGTAAATGAAAACCTTGATAATGCGGATATGTGTTCTGAGATGTCATATGCTTCTGCATCATCAGACTTCAATGATAATAAGCTTTCAGTAGCTTCATTCATGTCTGCTGAATCAGGATTTGATAGAGGTAGTCAATCCTCATTTGAATCTGAAATTGGGGCATCGCCACATGATTATGACGACAAGTTTTCAGACCCGGGAAACAATGACATGATGAGCTTCTCTAGTTATCCCGTTAGTGTTTCCTCCTTGTCTGAACCTGAAGATGAGTTGAGAATAGAGTTAGAAGTGATTGAACAAAAGTATCAAGAGGCATTGAAAATTTTATCTGAAAGCAAAAACCAAGCCATCATGGAGATTAAAAGGAGAATGTTAGGGAAGATGGTATCATAG